GCACCTCGAAGGCGTTGCGGGCCGCCGGATCGCGGCTGAATACGCTGCGGATGTCTTCCTTTATGCTCTCGAACATCTGATTACACCTGCCGGCCTGCATGGAATGCCACACGGACGGGGCGTTTCACGAGGCCGTCCGCGCCAAGACCCCACTATAGCAGGCCGTCCCCGCCCCAAAGGCCCTGACGCCCGTGCCCCATCCCGCCCGCGGGATGGTCACGGGCCGAGGATCCCGTATCATGCGCCGCCACAACGTCAAGCGGGAGCCAAGCACCATGTCCGGAAAGACCGGCGACACGACAGAACAGGATCAGTCCCCCCTCAGCCTGTGGCAGGTCACCAAGAGCGTGATGTGGGCCTTTCTCGGGATCCAGAAGGACGCCACCCGCGAGCGGGACCTCAGCCGCGGCAAGCCCATCCATTTCATCATCATCGGCCTCACGGCGACCATCCTGTTCATCGCCGTCGTGGTGGGCGTGGTGTCGCTGGTCATGAGCCTCGCCCAACCCTGAACCCAGGGGTCAGGGTTGCATTATGCGGCCCCGCGGCTCATTCGAGGAAATCCACGGCCGTGCGCAGCAGATCCAGGGTGGTGGCATTGACGGGCAACCCCGCCAGCTCATGGGGCGCGAGCCAGCGGGCCTCCAGGGCATCATCTCCGGGGCTGGGGTCCCCCGCCAGGTACTCGGCCAGCACATCCACCACGACGTAGTGGTGGCGCACCCGACCGGCCTCGTCCCGCTCCACCCGGTCGAAGGCATAGATGGGGCGCCCGGCCCGCACCCTGATCCCGCTCTCCTCCAACACCTCCCGTTCGGCCGCCGCGGCCAGGGTCTCACCCAGGTGCACGCTGCCGCCGGGAATCGCCCACTGACCCGCATTAGGCTCGTCCCGACGGCGCACCAGCAGCACCCGACCGCCATGGATCACCACCGCCCCCACCGCCGCCAGGGGGGCCCCCGGATATTCCTTGCCCATGTCCTGCTCGATCCCCTCGCCCTGGTCGAAAGACCGTAGTTTCCCATGCTGGGACCGCCGGTGGGCAGTGGTTTAGAATCCTGTGACATCCCAGATCACAGGAACGGGCCATGTCCCCACAGCGCAAGCACACCCTGGCCGTGCGGGTCGGTCAGGTCA
The Gammaproteobacteria bacterium DNA segment above includes these coding regions:
- a CDS encoding NUDIX hydrolase; the protein is MGKEYPGAPLAAVGAVVIHGGRVLLVRRRDEPNAGQWAIPGGSVHLGETLAAAAEREVLEESGIRVRAGRPIYAFDRVERDEAGRVRHHYVVVDVLAEYLAGDPSPGDDALEARWLAPHELAGLPVNATTLDLLRTAVDFLE
- a CDS encoding DUF2970 domain-containing protein translates to MRRHNVKREPSTMSGKTGDTTEQDQSPLSLWQVTKSVMWAFLGIQKDATRERDLSRGKPIHFIIIGLTATILFIAVVVGVVSLVMSLAQP